In Bifidobacterium sp. ESL0775, the following are encoded in one genomic region:
- a CDS encoding RNA methyltransferase, with product MRIINIESVNDERVAAYVSLTEAQLRNRLEPEKGIFIAESPKVIDRALAAGREPVSLLVEKPWLDGMKDMFERIDKRWGKNVPVYVASPAQLKKLTGYRLHRGALAAMRRWKLPTVAELCKDARRIAVMENIVDHTNVGAIMRSAAALDVDAVLVTPSCGDPLYRRAARVSMGTVFQVPWTRIDAETLEDDGENSNTSNDGTSSQNGAITAFDKVGAEKPKANNGNDNDSTESLADTDNQRDKNNTRPNPNSDFSNRHTKEEDRKYWPVRGLKDLNELGFTTVAMALSDDSISLDELIRRLDNDPNEPDHIDKLALIFGTEGDGLAHRTIANTDLTVKIPMSNGVDSLNVAASSAVAFYATRVKRN from the coding sequence ATGCGGATCATCAACATCGAGTCGGTCAACGACGAACGGGTGGCCGCGTACGTAAGCCTCACCGAGGCGCAGCTTCGTAACCGCCTGGAGCCTGAAAAGGGCATTTTCATCGCGGAATCCCCCAAAGTCATCGATCGCGCGTTGGCCGCTGGGCGAGAGCCGGTCTCGTTACTGGTCGAGAAGCCTTGGCTTGACGGTATGAAAGACATGTTCGAGCGCATCGACAAACGCTGGGGCAAGAACGTTCCCGTTTATGTCGCTTCACCGGCACAGCTCAAGAAACTGACCGGTTATCGGCTTCACCGCGGGGCCCTGGCCGCGATGCGACGTTGGAAACTGCCAACCGTCGCCGAGCTTTGCAAGGATGCCCGGCGAATCGCCGTCATGGAGAACATCGTCGACCACACCAACGTCGGCGCGATCATGCGCTCCGCCGCCGCGCTTGACGTCGACGCCGTGCTGGTCACGCCTTCCTGCGGCGACCCGCTTTACCGTCGTGCCGCCCGCGTTTCGATGGGCACGGTATTTCAGGTTCCATGGACACGTATCGACGCCGAGACCTTAGAAGACGATGGTGAAAATAGCAATACATCCAATGATGGGACATCATCACAAAACGGCGCGATAACAGCTTTCGATAAAGTTGGGGCCGAAAAACCAAAGGCCAATAACGGCAATGACAACGATTCGACCGAATCACTTGCAGACACAGACAATCAGCGCGATAAGAACAATACGAGACCAAACCCCAATTCCGATTTCAGCAACCGCCACACTAAGGAAGAAGACCGGAAATACTGGCCGGTGCGGGGGCTCAAGGACTTGAACGAACTCGGTTTTACCACCGTGGCGATGGCGTTGTCCGACGATTCCATCAGCTTGGACGAGCTGATCAGACGCCTCGACAACGACCCGAACGAACCTGACCATATCGACAAGCTCGCCCTCATCTTTGGCACGGAAGGCGACGGGCTGGCGCACCGCACCATCGCCAACACGGATCTGACCGTCAAAATACCCATGAGCAACGGTGTGGACAGCCTCAACGTGGCCGCCTCCAGCGCCGTCGCCTTCTACGCGACGAGGGTGAAGCGGAACTAG
- the glgC gene encoding glucose-1-phosphate adenylyltransferase yields the protein MAKSPKVLAIVLAGGEGTRLMPLTRDRAKPAVPFGGVYRLVDFPLSNLVNSGYSQIVVLTQYKSHSLDRHISKVWRFSPLLDAYVSPVPAQQRLGKHWYLGSADAVYQTINIIQDEQPDYVVIVGADHVYRMDFNQMLQQHIESGAEFTVAGIRQPVEASNQFGVIDVDPEHPHMIRGFKEKPETTEGLPGHPNQILASMGNYIATTDALFAALAEDEKAENTKHDMGGDIAPYFSERHTAGVYDFSENEVPGATKYDRAYWRDVGTIKQFYEAHMDLIEYNPPFNLYNQDWPIYTLSGNMPPAKFVRSETNRIGRATESIISPGVIVSGGDVQHSVLSPNVRINSWSQVVDSILFDGVIVGRRARVCKAILDKNVILEENATVGIDHEHDLARGFTVKDGITIVPKRTVIKD from the coding sequence ATGGCGAAAAGTCCTAAAGTACTGGCGATCGTATTAGCTGGCGGCGAAGGCACGCGTCTGATGCCGTTGACGCGTGACCGCGCCAAGCCCGCGGTGCCATTCGGCGGCGTCTACCGTCTCGTCGATTTTCCGCTGAGCAACCTGGTCAATTCCGGGTATTCGCAAATCGTCGTCCTCACGCAATACAAATCGCATTCGCTGGACCGCCATATCTCCAAGGTCTGGCGCTTCTCCCCTCTGCTCGATGCGTATGTCTCGCCTGTCCCGGCGCAGCAGAGGCTTGGCAAGCATTGGTATCTTGGCTCGGCGGACGCGGTTTATCAGACCATCAACATCATTCAGGACGAACAGCCCGACTATGTGGTCATCGTCGGCGCCGACCACGTCTACCGCATGGACTTCAACCAGATGCTGCAGCAGCACATCGAGTCCGGGGCGGAATTCACCGTGGCCGGCATCCGCCAGCCCGTAGAGGCGTCGAACCAGTTCGGCGTCATCGACGTCGACCCCGAGCACCCGCACATGATTCGTGGATTCAAGGAAAAGCCCGAGACCACCGAGGGCCTGCCCGGCCATCCCAACCAGATCCTCGCCTCCATGGGCAATTACATCGCCACCACTGACGCGCTTTTCGCAGCGTTGGCGGAAGACGAAAAAGCGGAGAACACCAAGCACGACATGGGTGGTGACATCGCCCCCTATTTCTCCGAACGTCACACGGCCGGCGTCTACGATTTCAGTGAGAACGAGGTTCCCGGGGCGACCAAATACGACCGCGCCTATTGGCGGGATGTGGGCACCATCAAGCAGTTCTACGAGGCCCACATGGATCTGATCGAGTACAATCCGCCGTTCAACCTCTACAACCAGGATTGGCCGATCTACACGCTTTCCGGCAACATGCCGCCGGCCAAGTTCGTCCGTTCGGAAACCAACCGCATCGGCAGGGCCACCGAGTCCATCATCTCCCCAGGCGTCATCGTCTCGGGCGGCGACGTGCAGCATTCGGTGCTTTCGCCGAACGTCCGCATCAATTCCTGGTCACAGGTCGTTGATTCCATCCTGTTCGACGGGGTCATCGTCGGCCGTCGCGCCCGCGTCTGCAAGGCCATCCTAGACAAGAACGTCATTCTGGAGGAGAACGCGACGGTAGGCATCGACCACGAGCATGACCTCGCCCGCGGATTCACCGTCAAGGATGGCATCACCATCGTCCCCAAGCGCACGGTGATCAAGGACTAA
- a CDS encoding SufS family cysteine desulfurase, translating to MVDFLGIREQFPILGQEIHGCPLVYFDSAATAQKPQGVIDAESRFYETINAGVHRGAHELAARSTVAFEEARAKVAKLVGANAEEGQEEIVVTAGATAGLNLLATAFGNASLGRGGEAAKRFALKPGDEIVVSKAEHHSVLLPFQELAYRTGATLKWFDLTDDGRIRSDTADEVITDRTKIVAITHISNVTGAITDIAPIVKRAHEVGAIFILDACQSVPHLKIDFHKMDVDFAAWSAHKMYGPTGVGFLYGKRELLEALPPASFGGSMVELAWMDKPAEYMDPPARFEAGTQPVAQVVAAGVAADWMRKIGMENVEAHEKTITAELLKLNDVPGFRVLGPLENKNRIGTVSFDVEGVHPHDVGQFFDAQGIAVRVGHHCAQPVHRHFGLFASSRASTGVYNTVEEAKQVVETAGKVRSFFEV from the coding sequence ACGGCGCAGAAGCCGCAGGGTGTGATTGATGCCGAGAGTCGATTTTATGAGACCATCAATGCTGGGGTGCATCGGGGGGCGCATGAATTGGCTGCGCGTAGCACTGTTGCCTTTGAAGAAGCACGGGCGAAAGTTGCCAAGTTGGTTGGTGCCAATGCTGAAGAGGGGCAGGAAGAGATTGTCGTTACGGCTGGGGCCACGGCAGGGCTGAATTTGCTGGCTACCGCCTTTGGCAATGCCTCGCTCGGGCGTGGCGGGGAAGCGGCCAAGAGGTTTGCGCTGAAGCCTGGGGACGAAATCGTTGTCTCCAAGGCCGAGCACCATTCTGTCTTGTTGCCGTTCCAGGAATTGGCTTATCGTACTGGCGCCACGCTGAAGTGGTTCGATCTGACGGATGATGGGCGGATTCGTTCTGATACCGCCGATGAAGTGATTACGGATCGCACCAAGATCGTTGCCATCACGCATATCAGCAATGTCACCGGTGCGATCACCGACATTGCACCCATCGTCAAGCGGGCGCACGAGGTCGGGGCCATTTTCATCCTCGATGCCTGCCAGTCCGTGCCGCATCTGAAAATCGATTTCCATAAGATGGATGTCGACTTTGCCGCATGGAGCGCCCACAAGATGTACGGTCCCACCGGTGTCGGCTTCTTGTATGGCAAACGTGAACTGCTGGAAGCCTTGCCACCGGCCAGTTTCGGCGGGTCGATGGTCGAGCTCGCTTGGATGGACAAGCCTGCAGAGTATATGGATCCGCCAGCCCGTTTTGAGGCCGGGACCCAGCCTGTCGCACAGGTTGTGGCCGCAGGTGTGGCCGCTGACTGGATGCGCAAAATTGGCATGGAAAATGTCGAAGCGCATGAGAAGACCATTACTGCAGAGCTTTTGAAGTTGAATGATGTCCCCGGTTTCCGCGTACTTGGGCCGTTGGAGAACAAGAATCGTATCGGCACGGTGTCGTTTGATGTCGAAGGTGTGCATCCCCACGATGTCGGACAGTTCTTTGACGCGCAAGGCATCGCTGTTCGTGTCGGCCATCACTGCGCCCAGCCTGTCCACCGTCACTTTGGTCTGTTTGCCTCGTCCCGCGCTTCGACCGGCGTGTACAATACCGTCGAGGAGGCCAAGCAAGTAGTCGAAACGGCCGGTAAGGTCCGTTCGTTCTTTGAGGTGTAG
- a CDS encoding metal-sulfur cluster assembly factor has product MESQDNLVPTPQSSILDSAVKALGSEEKGEAAVANPAAVGSLDKFDKQDEMGSQNADTADDSAQSAGNTVKDEETGIPLTSFNDIGRATAADVREALHQVIDPELGIDVIDLGLVYGIEIDEKGRAIITMTLTTPACPLTDLLEDECASTLAGLVEEFRIDWTWQPRWTLDMIRPEGREQLEAIGFNFDNMPKY; this is encoded by the coding sequence ATGGAAAGCCAAGACAATCTCGTCCCGACCCCGCAATCCTCGATTCTCGATTCGGCCGTCAAGGCCCTTGGCAGCGAGGAGAAGGGTGAGGCAGCCGTTGCTAACCCGGCTGCGGTGGGTTCGCTTGATAAGTTCGATAAGCAGGATGAAATGGGTTCCCAGAACGCTGATACAGCCGATGATTCCGCGCAATCGGCAGGCAACACCGTCAAGGATGAGGAAACCGGCATCCCGTTGACTTCTTTTAACGACATCGGCAGGGCTACGGCCGCCGACGTGCGTGAGGCGTTGCACCAAGTCATCGACCCAGAGCTTGGCATTGACGTCATTGATCTTGGCTTGGTCTATGGCATCGAAATCGACGAAAAAGGCCGTGCCATCATCACCATGACGTTGACGACCCCTGCCTGCCCGTTGACCGATCTGCTTGAGGATGAGTGTGCTTCGACTTTGGCTGGCTTGGTCGAGGAATTCCGCATCGACTGGACGTGGCAGCCGCGCTGGACGCTGGACATGATCCGTCCGGAGGGCCGCGAACAGCTGGAGGCCATCGGCTTCAACTTCGACAACATGCCGAAATACTGA
- the sufU gene encoding Fe-S cluster assembly sulfur transfer protein SufU: protein MSDFGMSGDDLEQMYQEVILDASKHPHGKEHFAADVTKEPNASSDTGETTVRASHEYCTPGESHQFNPTCGDQVTVHVEVSESEPHKIERLVWDGSGCSISTASLSMMVDLVDGKTVDEAMQLEGVFQKLMKSRGAGLNNDADEEALGDAVVFQGVSKYPMRIKCALLGWAGLKDSLAKALAADK, encoded by the coding sequence ATGAGTGATTTTGGTATGAGCGGTGACGATCTCGAGCAGATGTATCAGGAGGTCATCCTTGACGCGTCGAAGCATCCGCATGGCAAAGAGCATTTCGCCGCGGACGTGACGAAAGAACCGAATGCCAGCAGCGATACCGGCGAAACGACGGTGCGTGCCAGCCACGAATACTGCACGCCGGGGGAGTCCCACCAATTCAACCCAACCTGCGGCGATCAAGTGACTGTCCACGTCGAGGTCTCCGAATCCGAGCCACACAAGATCGAGCGCTTGGTATGGGACGGCAGCGGCTGCTCCATTTCCACCGCGAGCCTTTCGATGATGGTCGATCTGGTCGATGGCAAGACGGTGGACGAGGCCATGCAGCTCGAGGGTGTGTTCCAAAAGCTGATGAAATCGCGCGGGGCTGGGCTCAATAACGATGCCGATGAAGAGGCGTTGGGCGATGCCGTGGTGTTCCAAGGCGTCTCGAAATACCCTATGCGCATCAAATGCGCGTTGCTCGGCTGGGCCGGTTTGAAGGATTCGCTGGCTAAGGCTTTGGCGGCGGATAAGTAA